The proteins below are encoded in one region of Dioscorea cayenensis subsp. rotundata cultivar TDr96_F1 chromosome 18, TDr96_F1_v2_PseudoChromosome.rev07_lg8_w22 25.fasta, whole genome shotgun sequence:
- the LOC120282443 gene encoding LOW QUALITY PROTEIN: trimethyltridecatetraene synthase-like (The sequence of the model RefSeq protein was modified relative to this genomic sequence to represent the inferred CDS: deleted 1 base in 1 codon), producing MEASPLITYTLIILTTLTLIIIKLSGKPRRKLNLPPGPKPWPIIGNLNLIGELPHRSIHQLSQTYGPIMQLKFGSFPVVVGSSVDMAKAFLKTQDVTFASRPKTAAGKHTTYNYSDITWSPYGPYWRQARKMCIMELFSAKRLDSYEYIRNQELKSLLHDLYDKSLMVISLKDHLSTLSLNVISRMVLGRKYTDDQESDNSIVTPEEFKKMLDELFLLSGVLNIGDSIPWLDFLDLQGYVKRMKKLSKKFDKFLEHVLDEHNERMVSEGENFVAKDMVDVLLQLAADPNLEVKLSRDGVKAFTQDLIAGGTESSAVTVEWAMSELLKQPHIFEKATEELDQVIGNDRWVDEKDIPNLPYIEAIVKETMRMHPVAPMLVPRLSREDSTIDGYDIPAGTRILVNVWTIGRDPTIWEAPNEFKPERFIGKAIDVKGNNFELLPFGAGRRMCPGYSLGLKVIQVSLANLLHGFKWKLPHGMKAEDLNMDEIFGLSTPRKVLLEVVLEPRLPSHVYNV from the exons ATGGAAGCCTCACCATTGATAACCTACACCCTTATCATCCTAACAACCCTgacactcatcatcatcaaactctCCGGCAAACCTCGCCGGAAACTCAACCTCCCTCCAGGTCCCAAGCCATGGCCAATCATCGGAAATCTCAACCTCATCGGTGAACTACCTCACCGTTCAATCCACCAACTCTCCCAAACCTATGGGCCCATCATGCAACTCAAGTTTGGATCATTCCCAGTAGTTGTAGGCTCTTCTGTTGACATGGCCAAAGCCTTCTTAAAGACACAAGATGTCACCTTCGCCTCCCGGCCAAAAACCGCCGCCGGAAAACACACAACGTATAACTACTCCGACATCACTTGGTCCCCTTACGGTCCATACTGGCGCCAAGCTCGCAAGATGTGCATCATGGAGCTCTTTAGTGCTAAAAGGTTGGACTCTTATGAATACATAAGAAATCAAGAACTGAAAAGCCTACTTCATGATCTTTATGACAAGAGTCTTATGGTTATAAGTCTAAAAGATCATCTTTCTACATTGAGTCTTAATGTTATTAGTAGGATGGTTCTTGGGAGG AAGTACACTGATGATCAGGAGTCTGACAATTCTATTGTTACTCCTGAAGAGTTTAAGAAGATGCTTGATGAGTTGTTTCTTTTGAGTGGGGTTTTGAATATTGGGGACTCTATTCCTTGGCTTGATTTCTTGGATTTGCAAGGGTATGtaaagaggatgaagaagttGAGTAAGAAGTTTGATAAATTTCTTGAGCATGTTTTGGATGAGCATAATGAGAGGATGGTGAGTGAAGGTGAGAATTTTGTGGCTAAGGATATGGTTGATGTTCTTCTTCAGCTTGCTGCTGATCCTAATCTGGAGGTCAAGCTTAGCAGAGATGGTGTCAAGGCTTTCACTCAg GACTTGATTGCCGGAGGAACAGAGAGTTCAGCCGTGACAGTAGAATGGGCCATGTCAGAGCTACTTAAACAACCACACATTTTTGAAAAAGCAACAGAAGAATTAGATCAAGTCATCGGAAATGATCGATGGGTCGATGAAAAAGACATACCAAATTTACCATACATAGAAGCCATTGTAAAAGAAACAATGCGAATGCACCCGGTGGCACCAATGCTCGTCCCGCGGCTCTCGCGGGAAGATAGTACCATCGATGGCTATGATATTCCGGCCGGCACTCGGATCTTGGTTAATGTTTGGACAATTGGTCGTGATCCGACTATTTGGGAAGCTCCCAATGAGTTCAAACCAGAGAGATTCATCGGTAAAGCTATCGATGTAAAAGGTAATAATTTTGAGTTACTACCTTTTGGTGCTGGTCGGAGGATGTGTCCTGGTTATAGTCTCGGACTCAAGGTCATACAAGTGAGTCTGGCTAACCTGCTTCATGGGTTCAAATGGAAGTTACCTCATGGGATGAAGGCTGAGGATTTGAACATGGATGAGATCTTTGGCCTTTCTACACCTCGCAAGGTCCTTCTTGAGGTTGTGCTTGAACCACGTCTTCCTTCCCATGTTTACAATGTTTGA